The window CCAGCCCCTTGCCTCCCTTGCCGCGGCCCGACATGGCTCCCTCGGAGGTGGTGAGATTGAAATCGAGAGCTCGGTGGTGATGTGGGGGACTGGGGATTCGTTGGTGAGGAAGGGGGGTGGGTGCGGGGCCCATTTATAGCTGCTGGAGGGGGTGCTGGACGGGTGGCGTTGCGTGAGGGCAGGAGGGCCGGATCGGTGACGTGGCGGGGGCAGAGGCCGATCCGCGGGAGGTCGTCGTGCGTGTTTGATTGGTTCGTGGGAGTGACGACGGATCGGTGACGTGGCGTTGGTGCTTCGCCAGGAGTGGGCTTCCGTTGGTGGGCCGAATAATGGAGATTGTTGTTGTGTTGCCAattgaggctgtgtttagttcttttttaaaaaaaaattacaaaaaaatcttactaatttgaagtactaaatgaagtctatttacaaaaatttttgcacagatggattgtaaatcgcgagacgaatctaatgatgctaattaatccatgattaattaataattagcggatggttaccgtagcatcactgttgcaaaccatggattaagtaggctcattagattcgtctcgcgatttacagcccacccatgcaaaaagttttgtaaatagatttcatttagtacttcaaattagtaagattcttccgcaaaattttgcatttttgtgtttttgcgtttacggggtgggaactaaacatggcctgagTTGGCAGTTCAGGCCTTTGGTTTTCTGGTATGCACAACCTTTCTTTCGGGTAAATAAaacgagaaaaaaaatcaaacaagattttactttttttttaggGAAACAAGATTTCACTAAACTGCAACCGCGACACCATCAGTGTCagtaaggccttgtttagtttttttggcgaattttttttgaaatagaatcttcctatttcagagtactaaataaaatttatttataaaactttttgcacgaaTGAGTTGTAAATGgcgagataaatctaatgagtctaattaatatatgattaacggatgattactgtagcatcaatgttgcaaatcatggattaagtaggctcattagattcgtctcgctatTTACAACATATCTGTGCAATTGGTTTTTCTTTTTACtaacatttaatactccatgcatgtccaaatattcgatgtgatgtttttgttcaaaaaatttttaaatttaaacaaGGCCTAAATCAAACAACATGTCTTTGTGCCCCCTGCTCACATGTTTTTTGGGCTCTGTTTGGTTAATGTAgccaattatggattaattaaacTCATCAGATTCGTTGCGCAAAATTACATCCATCCgtgaaaaaaatttgcaaataaattttgtttagtattttatgcatgtaagattctcttATAGCCATAGCCCTAGGTGTGCTAGGGAGAACCAATCGGGGTCTTATTTATACGATCCCTATCTGATCTTCCAGAGTAATGACTATGCCATATAAGTTACTTTTCTCCATGAACGACAAAATCTGGTCACTCATAGTGGAGAGAGCCATATAGGACATCAATTGATTCACACTCGGTTGCTTACctaaaacaaacaaataaataaattcatCACTCAAATATATTGAACATGTGTTCATGGTTCATTTCAGGTGCATATATCCTGGTGGCAACTGGCAAGTGTGGAGGATATCAATCTTCTATGTACAGGCAAGTTTCACTCAACTTAATAGCCGATGTTAAACATATCATCGCCCAATATCTGGCTGCAAACTGAACCTTTCGAACATCGACTTCAATTCAGAAGCCAGATCGCCCCTGCCCATCTTGTGCAGATCTTTGGCCACTTTAACATAAGCAGAATGGTCAGGCCTGAGGCCTTTCTCCATTAGCTCATATAGAACTCTGCCTGCGTCAATGGTCCTCCCTGACTTCCGAAGCAGATTTGCAAGCAAGCTGTAGTTCCGATTTGTAGAATATCTGTCCCTGGTGCTCATGTCGTTGACATATCTGTGGGCATCTTCTATTCTCCCACTGTAGAAGTACCCCTTGATGAATGCAGAGTGTATGGTGATCCTGGGTGTCAAAATTGCCAAAAACATCTGATCGAGAATCCGCATTGCTGAATCCATCTTTCCAGCCTTGCAGGCATGGTTCGTGAGAATCTCGTATGTGAGTGAGTTTGGGACTTCACCAAGTTTAGACCTCTCCATGGTCTCCACAAGGCCGCACGCTTCTGCGGTTCTCCCGTTCTTGAGCAGGCAGCCGAGGAGGTAGTTCCAAGTGTTGGCGTCCGGGTCGCACCCCGACGTCCTCATTTCGTCGAACACCTCGCGGGCGCCAACAAAGTCGCCGGCCTTACACTTGGCCGCGACGAGGACGTTGTAGTAGCGCGCCATCCTCTGCGTCTCCTCAATCACGGATACCGCAGCGTCGAACTCGCCGGTGGAAGCCAGAGCCTTGACAAGCGAGAACACGCCAGCCGCGCCATCCTCTGCGTCTCCTCAATCACGGATACCGCAGCGTCGAACTCGCCGGTGGAAGCCAGAGCCTTGACAAGCGAGAACACGCCAGACGCGCGGCTGGGCCCGCCGACGTCGACCAAAACCCGCAGGACCGCTCTCGCTGCATCCTCGACGCTGCTGCTCCGCGACGACCCCGACGGCGCCAAGAAGGCGAACGCTCGATCGGTCAGCGAAAGCCTCTGCTGCGACATGAGCGCGAGGGCGCGCGACATCGCCCGGTAGTCGGCCAGCTTCCCGGCATTCTCGACGAGCAGGTTGTGTGCGTGGGCGCTGGGGGAGAAGCCCCTGCGGAGGGACGCCCACGAGAAGAAGCACTCCGCGGGCAAGCCACGGTCCGTGAGCTCGCGGAGAGTGCTGGCGACGAGGCCGTGGGAGAGGGCGGGGAAGAGGCGATCGAGGTCGGCCTCGAGGCTGCCGCCGCCTACGGCGACGAGGCGAACGATTGCATCTGAACCGGCGGCGTCGGTGCTGGCATCTGCGTCGCTGCCGCGGGGAACGAGGGGCCTGGCAGAGAAGGCCGCGCGGCCAGAGGCGTGGCGGAGGGTAGCGCGGACGAGGCGGGGGCGGAGGAACATCAGACGGGGCGCTGAGCCGCTGAGTGGCACGAGTGGAGGTGGCCTGGCAGTAGTTGCTAAAATTTATCCAGCTAATAGATCAGATTAGACCTGAATCAGTATGCAAAGTCCTTCACAAAACAGACTCCAAAAcgacttagagcatctccagcagtctccCATTTCCCAATAATCCCATAATAGACAGCAGTGCAGAGGCTCGTTCTGTGGAACGCTGCGCTATTTCGTCACATGTAAGCGACTAACAGTATAGCTAACCTCCATGGATACTTACACATCAAATTAGCTGGATACACAATCAGCCACATATCAATATGTCAAAATTAAGGAATGTCACAACTACAGCTAAACCGTTGAGATATACACCAACAACAGAGGTCAACACAGAGATATATACATCGCTACTGCTAACTGAGAATCCAGGATCAATTAAACTAATAAAGCTGCCACAATCACATCCCTGCATTTGGATTGTTGCCAGCAAGGATAAGTGAAATCTCTAAACCTCTGCTGAAAGCCTGGTTGAACAGAAGACGCGTCTGGAAAGTAGATATGAATGGAAACCACGAGCAGATCGCTATGGGAACAAAAATGACCATCCCCATTCCAGCATCGTAGAGGCGGGCTAGGGAGCACATTGTTTTCCACAAACCTAATTTCTTCACAATTGGTTTCCATGCCACGGCAAtctgtaaaacaaaaaaaatgtaaatgacAGGTTTATAGTGTACCAAGGAGTGCAAAGCAATTGGAGTGAACAGCAAACGAATGCTGCATACAAACGTATAGAGTGTACACTCTTGCATGTGTTATGCAAtaattcagagtttcagacacAACTTTAAATGTCAAGTTTTTGCAGTGAACCTAtaaaggggaaaaaaaactGAACACACATACTTTCATGGATATAGAAGTTGGCAACAGAAAACTCACCGAAAGAATTCCCCACCCAGTTGGCACAA is drawn from Panicum virgatum strain AP13 chromosome 1N, P.virgatum_v5, whole genome shotgun sequence and contains these coding sequences:
- the LOC120656641 gene encoding pentatricopeptide repeat-containing protein At1g09900-like, with protein sequence MFLRPRLVRATLRHASGRAAFSARPLVPRGSDADASTDAAGSDAIVRLVAVGGGSLEADLDRLFPALSHGLVASTLRELTDRGLPAECFFSWASLRRGFSPSAHAHNLLVENAGKLADYRAMSRALALMSQQRLSLTDRAFAFLAPSGSSRSSSVEDAARAVLRVLVDVGGPSRASGVFSLVKALASTGEFDAAVSVIEETQRMARYYNVLVAAKCKAGDFVGAREVFDEMRTSGCDPDANTWNYLLGCLLKNGRTAEACGLVETMERSKLGEVPNSLTYEILTNHACKAGKMDSAMRILDQMFLAILTPRITIHSAFIKGYFYSGRIEDAHRYVNDMSTRDRYSTNRNYSLLANLLRKSGRTIDAGRVLYELMEKGLRPDHSAYVKVAKDLHKMGRGDLASELKSMFERFSLQPDIGR